One window of Mucilaginibacter inviolabilis genomic DNA carries:
- a CDS encoding SDR family oxidoreductase, which yields MKKIALITGATAGIGEACAHVFAREGYNLILTGRRLDRLEKVAHHLNDKYNVEVAVSSFDVRNREQVVENLEGLPAEWKKVNVLINNAGLSQGLDPIQNGSYDDWDTMIDTNVKGLLYVSRVVSNWMIGNGFGHIINLGSIAGKEVYANGNVYCATKHAVDALNKGMRIDLLPHGIKVTAVHPGAVETEFSEVRFKGDKDRAKKVYEGFEPLAADDIAETIWFVASRPAHVNINDLVIMPTAQATAGNIFRK from the coding sequence ATGAAAAAAATTGCTTTAATTACAGGAGCTACCGCCGGCATTGGTGAAGCTTGTGCCCATGTATTTGCCCGCGAAGGCTATAATTTGATATTAACCGGTCGCCGACTTGACCGCCTGGAAAAAGTGGCTCATCATTTAAATGACAAATATAATGTGGAGGTTGCGGTATCGTCATTTGATGTACGTAACCGGGAACAGGTAGTAGAGAACCTGGAAGGTTTACCTGCAGAATGGAAAAAGGTTAATGTATTGATCAATAATGCCGGCCTAAGCCAGGGACTTGATCCTATACAAAATGGTAGCTATGATGATTGGGATACCATGATTGATACCAATGTAAAAGGCTTGCTCTATGTAAGTCGCGTGGTGTCTAACTGGATGATCGGTAATGGCTTTGGCCATATCATTAACCTGGGTTCTATTGCCGGAAAAGAAGTGTACGCCAACGGCAATGTATATTGTGCTACCAAACATGCAGTTGATGCCTTAAATAAAGGTATGCGTATTGATCTGTTGCCGCATGGTATAAAGGTTACAGCTGTACATCCGGGAGCAGTGGAAACTGAATTTTCAGAAGTTCGCTTCAAAGGAGATAAAGACAGGGCTAAAAAAGTATACGAAGGGTTTGAACCTCTTGCCGCCGATGATATTGCCGAAACCATATGGTTTGTTGCCTCACGCCCGGCGCATGTGAACATCAATGATCTGGTGATCATGCCAACAGCCCAGGCCACAGCAGGTAACATATTCAGAAAATAG
- a CDS encoding ExbD/TolR family protein — MAELNPSTPKAGGAHRRKRMNLRVDLTAMVDLAFLLITFFIMTTTLAKPKAMDLAMPADEHNEPVSASRSLTLCLGKNNQLMYYLGELKNPVIAPTVTGFNKDGIRKVLLETGKSIHDKTGKNMIVLVKPSDHSLYNNLVNILDELTITDVSTYAIVDINPDDTNMLKQKNIY, encoded by the coding sequence ATGGCCGAGTTAAATCCTTCAACACCAAAAGCTGGCGGAGCACACAGACGCAAAAGAATGAACCTCCGGGTTGATCTTACCGCTATGGTTGATCTGGCATTCCTGCTGATCACCTTTTTTATCATGACCACCACTCTGGCAAAACCCAAAGCAATGGATCTGGCGATGCCTGCTGACGAACACAACGAACCAGTATCAGCATCCCGGAGCCTTACCCTATGCCTGGGTAAAAATAACCAGCTGATGTACTATCTGGGTGAGTTGAAAAATCCGGTTATCGCGCCGACTGTTACAGGTTTTAATAAAGACGGGATCCGTAAAGTATTGCTCGAAACCGGTAAATCGATACATGATAAAACCGGTAAAAATATGATTGTGCTGGTAAAGCCATCCGATCATTCACTATACAATAACCTGGTTAATATTTTAGATGAACTTACTATAACTGATGTATCTACCTACGCCATTGTGGATATTAATCCTGATGATACCAATATGCTCAAACAAAAAAACATTTATTAA
- a CDS encoding alpha/beta fold hydrolase, translating into MDFVLKEEHGFSYIDEGEGEVLLLLHGLMGALSNWEEVVEEFRPKYRVILPMLPIYDMPLITTGVKSLSKFIHKFIKFKQLSNITVLGNSLGGHVALIYVLAHPENIKAMVLTGSSGLYENAFGGSFPRRESIDFVRERVQYTFYDPAVATDELVNDVYKLINDRHSVVRLLAMAKSAIRHNMKADLHKMNLPVSLIWGRDDKITPPDVAVEFSELLPNAELHWIDKCGHAPMMEHPKEFNRLLTGFLEKLKV; encoded by the coding sequence ATGGATTTCGTGCTTAAAGAGGAACACGGGTTTAGTTATATAGATGAGGGTGAAGGCGAGGTACTATTATTATTACATGGTTTAATGGGCGCCTTGAGCAATTGGGAAGAGGTTGTTGAAGAGTTCAGGCCAAAGTATCGTGTTATTTTACCTATGCTGCCAATTTATGATATGCCTCTTATAACCACAGGTGTAAAGAGTCTTTCAAAATTTATACATAAATTTATAAAGTTTAAACAGTTAAGTAACATCACGGTACTTGGTAATTCATTGGGCGGACACGTGGCTTTGATATATGTTTTGGCTCATCCGGAAAACATTAAAGCTATGGTATTAACCGGTAGTTCCGGTTTATACGAAAACGCGTTTGGAGGCTCATTTCCTCGTCGCGAGAGCATTGATTTTGTAAGAGAAAGGGTGCAATATACTTTTTATGACCCTGCCGTGGCAACCGATGAACTGGTTAATGACGTATATAAGTTAATTAACGATAGGCACAGTGTAGTAAGGTTGCTGGCCATGGCAAAATCGGCCATTCGTCATAACATGAAAGCAGATTTACATAAAATGAATCTGCCGGTATCATTAATATGGGGTAGAGACGATAAAATAACTCCACCCGATGTTGCGGTAGAGTTTAGCGAACTATTACCGAATGCAGAATTGCATTGGATAGATAAATGCGGACACGCGCCGATGATGGAGCATCCGAAGGAGTTTAACAGGTTGTTAACTGGATTTTTGGAAAAACTAAAAGTTTAA
- the yihA gene encoding ribosome biogenesis GTP-binding protein YihA/YsxC, with product MIVKSAEFICSNTQISKLPPPVKPEYAFIGRSNVGKSSLINMLMAKKGLAKTSQTPGKTQLINHFYINESWYIVDLPGYGYARASKTEKAKWDKFIHTYLDKRESLQCVMVLIDSRLEPQKIDLEFCNWLGEKGLSFVLVFTKADKQSSIKTDQSIAKFKKALLATFEEAPQYFVTSSETQLGREEILAFIDTINKEFVIPHFEPRD from the coding sequence ATGATTGTTAAATCGGCCGAATTTATTTGCAGCAATACCCAGATATCCAAACTGCCGCCACCGGTAAAGCCCGAATATGCTTTTATCGGGCGCTCAAACGTGGGCAAGTCGTCGTTGATCAACATGCTCATGGCAAAAAAAGGATTGGCAAAAACATCGCAAACACCGGGAAAAACACAGCTGATTAACCATTTCTATATCAATGAGAGCTGGTATATTGTCGATCTGCCGGGTTACGGCTATGCCAGAGCTTCCAAAACCGAAAAAGCCAAATGGGATAAGTTTATCCATACCTACCTGGACAAACGCGAAAGCCTGCAATGCGTGATGGTTTTGATAGACAGCAGACTGGAACCGCAAAAAATCGACCTGGAGTTTTGTAACTGGCTTGGCGAAAAAGGCTTATCATTTGTACTGGTATTCACCAAGGCCGATAAGCAATCAAGCATCAAAACTGATCAAAGCATCGCCAAATTTAAAAAGGCCCTGTTGGCTACCTTTGAGGAAGCGCCGCAATATTTCGTAACCTCATCAGAAACCCAATTAGGCCGCGAGGAGATTCTGGCTTTTATAGATACGATTAATAAGGAATTTGTAATACCACATTTTGAACCAAGAGATTAA
- a CDS encoding DUF6089 family protein, translated as MPKFKFVVLLFFLLISYQLRAQTWEVGGALGGAGYIGDLNPNNPVKISGISGGVFVARNFDGYFSAKLNFIYGKISADDSKSSNQQFRDRNLSFNDPLKELSLIGEFNFMNYIPDAGPHKYTPYIYSGVGLTAYTPRTNYNGHSYSLRNLRTEGEPSPYGKTTIVIPYGVGVKYNFNSKWTVAGDLGYRYTMTDYLDDVSKVYPNPAQLPSDLARALSDRSGEVGKPPNAIGSQRGDFKSRDTYFFLGFTISYTFVTQRCYY; from the coding sequence ATGCCCAAATTTAAATTTGTAGTACTTCTATTTTTTTTATTGATATCCTATCAGTTGCGGGCCCAAACCTGGGAGGTTGGTGGTGCGCTTGGTGGTGCAGGCTATATAGGCGATCTTAATCCTAACAATCCTGTTAAAATAAGCGGCATTTCTGGGGGTGTATTTGTGGCGCGCAATTTTGATGGCTATTTTTCGGCAAAATTGAATTTTATATATGGGAAGATCAGCGCCGATGACAGTAAATCAAGCAATCAGCAATTTAGAGATCGCAATTTGAGTTTTAATGATCCTTTGAAAGAGTTGAGCCTAATTGGTGAGTTTAATTTCATGAACTATATACCCGATGCAGGTCCGCATAAATATACACCTTATATATATTCGGGCGTTGGTTTAACTGCCTATACCCCTCGCACTAATTATAACGGGCACTCCTACAGCTTGCGGAACTTAAGAACAGAAGGTGAACCATCACCTTATGGTAAAACCACCATTGTAATTCCGTATGGTGTGGGGGTAAAATATAATTTTAATAGTAAATGGACAGTTGCCGGCGATCTGGGGTACCGGTATACGATGACCGATTATCTGGATGATGTAAGCAAGGTTTATCCTAACCCGGCCCAACTGCCAAGTGACCTGGCAAGAGCGCTTTCTGATCGTTCTGGGGAGGTAGGTAAACCGCCAAATGCGATAGGTTCCCAGCGTGGCGATTTTAAATCCCGCGATACCTATTTCTTTTTAGGCTTTACCATCTCCTATACATTTGTTACACAGCGGTGTTATTACTAA
- a CDS encoding UbiA-like polyprenyltransferase, translating to MKKYLSLVTFAHTIFAMPFAFIGFFLAVTTTQNHFDWRKLVLMVLCMVFARNSAMAFNRYLDRDIDAQNPRTKQRDIPAGRISASSALTFTLVNCALFIVATWFINPLCFYLSPVALFVVMGYSATKRFTALCHLVLGLGLSLAPIGAYLVVTGAFALTPLFFSLSVLCWVSGFDIIYALQDEDFDRSLKLHSIPAYLGKVNALRLSTFLHVLSAAFIIMPVLFTHVGFLYYIGIVFFCAMLIYQHLLVKPNDLTRVNFAFMTTNGIASVVFAALFLLDRIWIH from the coding sequence ATGAAAAAATACCTTTCATTAGTAACATTTGCACATACCATTTTCGCTATGCCATTTGCCTTTATCGGCTTTTTTTTGGCGGTTACCACTACACAAAATCATTTCGACTGGCGCAAACTGGTACTGATGGTACTCTGTATGGTATTTGCCCGCAATTCAGCTATGGCCTTTAACCGCTATCTGGACCGGGATATCGACGCGCAAAACCCTCGAACTAAACAGCGCGATATTCCTGCAGGACGCATCAGCGCTTCGTCGGCTTTAACTTTTACGTTGGTTAACTGCGCGTTATTTATCGTGGCTACCTGGTTTATCAATCCACTGTGCTTTTACTTATCCCCGGTGGCTTTATTTGTGGTGATGGGTTATAGCGCTACCAAACGTTTTACAGCGCTTTGCCATTTGGTATTGGGCCTGGGTTTATCGCTGGCTCCTATCGGCGCTTATTTGGTAGTAACAGGAGCATTCGCCTTAACACCTTTATTCTTTTCGCTTTCAGTTTTGTGCTGGGTGAGCGGCTTTGATATTATTTATGCCCTGCAGGATGAAGATTTTGATCGCAGCTTGAAATTGCACTCCATCCCAGCCTATTTAGGAAAGGTGAATGCCTTAAGACTGTCGACCTTTTTACATGTGCTCTCAGCTGCCTTTATTATCATGCCGGTACTTTTTACGCATGTAGGCTTTCTGTATTATATAGGTATCGTATTCTTTTGTGCTATGCTTATTTATCAGCACCTGCTGGTAAAGCCCAATGACTTAACCAGGGTAAATTTTGCCTTTATGACCACCAATGGTATAGCCAGTGTAGTATTTGCAGCATTATTTCTACTAGATAGAATATGGATTCATTAA
- a CDS encoding CBS domain-containing protein codes for MVAIELMADAIPPVHTSDTIQKVLDRMVEFRLRHLPIVNEEQFLGLIAEDDLVGESDYQTAVGALALSQVNPYVLEDQHIYDVIRMFYERQLTAIPVLDAKRNYLGLISVNAITEYFAKITAVAEPGGIIVLEINNKNNSLAHMAQIVESDNAQILSSYVQTFPDSTKMEVTLKVNKQDISAILATFLRYEYDVKATFNNTDNNDNAKDRYDSLMNYLNL; via the coding sequence ATGGTAGCAATTGAACTGATGGCAGACGCGATTCCGCCGGTGCACACTTCTGATACGATACAGAAAGTACTTGACCGTATGGTAGAGTTCCGCCTCAGACATTTGCCTATTGTAAACGAAGAACAGTTTTTGGGCCTTATTGCCGAGGATGACCTGGTAGGGGAGAGCGATTATCAGACCGCTGTTGGAGCATTGGCCTTATCGCAGGTAAATCCGTATGTGCTCGAAGATCAGCATATATATGATGTGATACGTATGTTTTATGAGCGTCAGCTTACCGCTATACCGGTGCTTGATGCCAAAAGAAACTACCTTGGACTTATATCCGTTAATGCCATCACAGAATATTTTGCAAAGATTACTGCAGTAGCCGAGCCGGGTGGTATCATTGTATTGGAGATCAATAATAAAAATAATTCGCTGGCTCACATGGCGCAGATTGTGGAGTCGGACAATGCCCAGATATTAAGTTCATACGTACAAACTTTCCCGGATTCTACCAAAATGGAGGTGACCCTCAAAGTAAACAAACAAGATATTTCGGCCATACTAGCTACCTTCTTGCGTTATGAGTATGATGTAAAGGCTACTTTTAACAATACTGATAATAACGATAACGCGAAAGACCGGTACGACTCACTAATGAATTACCTTAATTTGTAA
- a CDS encoding NAD-dependent epimerase/dehydratase family protein, with protein MHTILGAGGPVANALTQELINNNDTVRLVSRKPVQITSANVTWQKADLLNYDEILQASQGSTVIYLCAGLVYDIEVWRQQWPVIIQNVINVAKATGARLIFFDNVYSYGLVNGAMTEDTPYHPSSVKGQIRVGVANTLMDEVKAGNIRASIARGADFYGTDSLNAFFDQMVLKRLSEKLSAQWIGKAKTLHSFTYIPDAGKAMFLLGQHPESDNQVWHIPTAPAITGQQFIELAARIYKMKPSFFAVNKFLLWCYGLFNKTVMGTVEMYYQYDHDYIFDSTKFEKAFNFKTTSYEDGIKHMSQTLYKASV; from the coding sequence ATGCACACTATATTAGGAGCCGGCGGCCCAGTGGCCAACGCCCTCACTCAGGAATTAATCAACAATAATGATACTGTACGTTTGGTAAGTCGCAAACCTGTACAAATAACCTCGGCCAATGTAACCTGGCAAAAAGCAGATCTTTTAAATTACGACGAAATATTACAGGCATCTCAAGGTTCAACAGTCATATACCTGTGTGCAGGCCTGGTTTATGATATAGAGGTATGGCGGCAGCAATGGCCTGTAATTATTCAAAATGTGATCAACGTAGCCAAAGCAACCGGCGCTCGACTGATATTTTTTGATAACGTTTACAGCTACGGACTGGTTAACGGTGCCATGACCGAAGATACCCCTTACCATCCCAGCAGTGTTAAAGGTCAGATACGTGTGGGGGTTGCCAACACTTTAATGGACGAAGTTAAAGCAGGCAATATCAGGGCCAGCATTGCCCGCGGGGCCGATTTTTACGGTACCGACTCGCTGAATGCCTTTTTTGATCAGATGGTGCTGAAACGCCTTTCTGAAAAATTGAGTGCCCAGTGGATTGGCAAAGCTAAAACCTTGCACAGCTTTACTTATATTCCTGACGCAGGTAAAGCCATGTTTCTGCTTGGGCAACATCCCGAAAGCGATAACCAGGTATGGCATATACCAACCGCACCCGCTATAACCGGGCAACAGTTTATTGAACTTGCCGCACGCATTTACAAAATGAAACCCAGCTTTTTCGCGGTTAATAAATTTTTATTGTGGTGCTATGGTCTTTTTAACAAAACGGTTATGGGTACGGTAGAGATGTACTACCAATATGACCACGATTACATTTTTGACTCAACAAAATTTGAAAAAGCTTTCAACTTTAAAACCACCAGTTATGAGGATGGTATCAAACATATGTCGCAAACATTATATAAAGCGTCCGTTTAA
- a CDS encoding NAD kinase has translation MKIAVYGRPFNDPSVIPYIQQVFDNLAQHNVEIYVHYQLNEYLQDKITNVKYNVLENTDSIKGFIDLFLTLGGDGTLLDMVTVIRDSGIPVIGINFGRLGFLASINKNDITAAIHAVVNKEFSLDCRELLTIDSTMKIFGEDNFALNDVTIHKRDDAAMIITHVFLNDEFLNSYWGDGIIISTSTGSTAYSLSCGGPIIFPQSNSIVLTPVSPHNLNVRPIIIPDSSKLCFEVESRSANYLVSCDSRVAALDQTVKFHVQKADFQLNLVRLNNESYLTTLRNKLLWGLDARNY, from the coding sequence ATGAAGATAGCAGTTTACGGCAGACCGTTTAATGATCCGTCTGTAATACCATATATTCAGCAGGTATTTGATAACCTGGCTCAGCACAATGTCGAAATATATGTTCATTATCAGCTCAATGAATACCTGCAGGATAAAATAACCAACGTAAAATACAACGTACTTGAAAATACCGATTCCATCAAAGGGTTTATTGATCTTTTTTTAACTCTTGGTGGCGATGGTACCCTGTTGGATATGGTAACGGTAATTCGCGATTCTGGGATACCTGTAATCGGTATCAATTTTGGTCGCCTTGGGTTTCTGGCCAGTATTAATAAAAACGACATCACAGCCGCTATACATGCAGTAGTGAATAAAGAATTTTCGCTGGATTGCCGCGAGTTACTGACCATTGATTCCACCATGAAAATTTTTGGCGAGGATAACTTTGCCCTGAATGATGTAACCATTCATAAGCGCGACGATGCCGCCATGATTATTACCCATGTGTTTTTGAACGACGAGTTTTTGAACTCCTATTGGGGCGATGGTATTATTATATCCACCTCAACCGGATCAACGGCTTATTCGTTAAGTTGCGGCGGGCCAATTATCTTTCCGCAGTCAAACAGTATCGTGTTAACGCCAGTATCACCACATAACCTTAATGTGCGGCCCATCATTATACCTGATAGCAGTAAGCTATGCTTTGAGGTAGAGAGCCGCAGTGCAAATTACCTGGTATCGTGCGATTCGCGTGTGGCAGCGTTAGATCAAACTGTTAAATTTCACGTTCAGAAAGCCGACTTTCAGTTAAATTTGGTACGTTTAAATAATGAAAGTTATTTAACCACGTTACGAAACAAACTATTATGGGGCTTAGATGCCCGTAATTACTAA
- a CDS encoding GatB/YqeY domain-containing protein, translated as MSLINQIDQDIKLAMLAKQADRLRGLRAIKSALLLAKTEKGAAEELTAEAEIKVLQRLIKQRKESADIYKTQNREDLYEIEMEEMKVIEPYLPQQMTRFEIEGYLQELISRLGATSTSDMGKVMGAANKELAGKADGKTISEVVRQLLG; from the coding sequence ATGTCATTAATAAATCAAATAGATCAGGATATTAAATTGGCTATGTTGGCCAAACAGGCCGATCGTTTAAGAGGGCTCCGTGCTATAAAATCAGCTTTGTTATTAGCTAAAACCGAAAAAGGCGCAGCAGAGGAACTTACCGCTGAAGCAGAGATCAAGGTACTTCAGAGACTGATCAAACAGCGTAAAGAATCGGCCGATATCTATAAAACCCAAAACCGCGAAGATCTTTATGAAATAGAGATGGAAGAAATGAAGGTGATTGAGCCTTATCTGCCTCAGCAAATGACCCGCTTTGAAATTGAAGGTTATCTGCAGGAACTGATAAGCCGCTTAGGTGCAACATCTACCAGCGATATGGGTAAAGTAATGGGTGCTGCCAATAAAGAACTTGCTGGTAAAGCTGATGGCAAAACCATATCAGAAGTAGTAAGACAATTGCTGGGATAG
- a CDS encoding Crp/Fnr family transcriptional regulator yields MDSLIALNRFRDHIQTFVPLTDAEWQLLVPYLEVSILKKKKNFAEPGKVCNHIGLVIKGSVRFFHVKDGEEITGYFCFENEFISSYKSFLTRQPAINYIQALEDSVLVTLNYNDTQQLYADDLVGHKMERIYRLVAEQYLICYEDRVTSFITQTPEERYNKLLETGGEVLQRIPQHYVANFLGITPVSLSRIRRRIMKISA; encoded by the coding sequence ATGGATTCATTAATCGCACTCAACCGATTCAGAGATCATATCCAAACATTCGTTCCGCTTACCGATGCGGAGTGGCAGCTTTTAGTGCCCTACCTGGAGGTAAGCATACTTAAGAAAAAGAAAAACTTTGCTGAGCCCGGCAAAGTATGTAACCATATCGGCCTAGTGATAAAAGGCTCTGTACGATTTTTTCACGTGAAAGATGGCGAAGAGATCACCGGCTATTTTTGCTTCGAAAACGAATTCATCAGCTCATACAAAAGTTTTTTAACGCGTCAACCGGCCATTAACTATATACAGGCATTGGAAGACAGCGTATTGGTTACGCTTAACTACAACGACACACAACAACTTTATGCTGATGATCTGGTAGGCCACAAAATGGAACGCATATACAGGCTTGTTGCAGAACAATACCTGATCTGCTACGAAGACCGTGTAACATCATTTATAACGCAAACTCCCGAAGAACGCTATAACAAACTACTAGAAACCGGTGGCGAAGTTTTACAACGTATCCCCCAACATTATGTGGCCAATTTTTTAGGTATAACCCCTGTTTCACTTTCCCGCATCCGCAGAAGGATCATGAAGATAAGCGCTTGA
- a CDS encoding universal stress protein: protein MKTILAATNYTDLAENAVAWAAGVARLNHYKLILLNDFTISVHVENARLSAQHVEEMIEANRLLLESKALLLADEYGIETVARATFSFIDNAIKEIVAEYQPEMIVMGMEEKSLEQELLGNTTTSIIKKLRTPVLAVPAHVKFNVPKKVLFACDVLNGVSEEILAQVKDVALVTKAEIEVLLINQTIEELQEAGGDATSLNRIDDGLEGIDYYYKNVKSDSIIDGIANEIKKMGADLLIMVPEQHGFWGSMVHRSKTRIMASGLNIPLFSIPA from the coding sequence ATGAAAACCATATTAGCTGCAACCAATTATACCGATCTGGCCGAAAACGCCGTTGCCTGGGCCGCAGGTGTTGCCCGTTTAAACCATTATAAATTAATCCTGCTGAATGACTTCACGATTTCTGTACACGTGGAGAACGCCCGTCTTTCGGCTCAGCATGTGGAAGAAATGATAGAAGCCAACAGACTGCTTCTGGAATCAAAAGCATTATTACTGGCCGACGAATACGGCATCGAAACAGTAGCCAGAGCTACGTTCTCTTTTATAGATAATGCTATTAAAGAAATAGTTGCCGAGTATCAGCCCGAGATGATTGTGATGGGCATGGAAGAAAAATCATTGGAACAGGAGCTGTTGGGAAATACCACTACATCCATCATCAAAAAACTGCGGACCCCGGTACTGGCCGTTCCTGCTCACGTAAAGTTTAATGTTCCTAAAAAGGTACTTTTTGCCTGCGATGTACTAAACGGGGTTTCTGAAGAGATACTGGCCCAGGTTAAGGATGTTGCATTGGTTACCAAGGCTGAAATAGAAGTTCTTTTGATCAATCAAACCATAGAGGAATTGCAGGAAGCAGGTGGCGACGCGACCTCATTAAACCGCATTGATGACGGATTGGAAGGCATCGATTACTATTATAAAAACGTTAAATCCGACTCTATTATTGACGGCATAGCCAACGAGATCAAAAAGATGGGTGCCGACCTGTTAATCATGGTTCCGGAGCAGCACGGATTCTGGGGCTCCATGGTACACCGCAGCAAAACACGCATCATGGCCTCAGGTTTAAATATTCCTTTATTTTCTATACCTGCTTAA
- a CDS encoding M3 family oligoendopeptidase, which produces MIHKKTKTYIPATLEMKWENLEPIYKELLDRSINSVEELEKWLHDKSELEAALEEDFAWRYIRMTCDTTSEELLQNFQYFATEIEPKVAPYSNELNKKLVASEYVDQLDGEKYFIFLRAVKKALELFREENIPVQTEIQVEQQKYQSITGAMSVHIDDKEFTLEQASVFLKGTDRAKRQEVWEKITNRRLQDKDQLDELFDHLRKLRHTVATNAGFENFRDYMFQALGRFDYTPQDCYAFHAAIETEIVPILREQAAKRKEALDLPQLKPWDMDVDISGKPALKPFNSGNELIEKSIQCFSNINRYLGERLEIMKDNNLFDVESRKGKAPGGYNYPLAETGAPFIFMNSANTFRDLTTMVHEGGHAVHTFLTADLELNDFKHCPSEVAELASMSMELISMDNWNVFFDNEEDLKRAKRDQLVDVLKTLPWVAVVDQFQHWIYTNPNHTDAERTEAWIKIYEPFGTGFVDWSEHPDAEANLWQKQLHIFEVPFYYIEYGMAQLGAIAVWKNYKENPEKGLQQYLDALKLGYTKTIKEIYETAGIKFDFSAAYVKELAEFVKAEMDKIN; this is translated from the coding sequence ATGATCCACAAGAAAACAAAAACATACATCCCGGCCACACTCGAAATGAAGTGGGAAAACCTGGAGCCTATTTATAAAGAACTGCTTGATCGCTCTATTAATTCCGTTGAAGAGCTGGAAAAATGGCTGCATGATAAAAGCGAATTGGAAGCTGCACTGGAAGAAGATTTTGCCTGGCGTTATATCCGTATGACCTGCGATACCACCAGCGAAGAACTGTTACAGAATTTCCAATACTTTGCTACCGAAATTGAGCCTAAAGTTGCCCCTTATAGCAACGAGCTTAATAAAAAGCTGGTTGCCAGCGAATATGTTGACCAACTGGACGGCGAAAAATATTTTATCTTTTTACGTGCCGTAAAAAAGGCTCTTGAATTATTCAGGGAAGAGAATATACCGGTACAAACCGAGATACAGGTTGAACAGCAAAAGTACCAGTCAATAACTGGCGCGATGTCTGTTCATATTGATGATAAAGAGTTTACTCTAGAGCAAGCCTCTGTATTTTTAAAAGGCACCGACCGTGCAAAACGCCAGGAAGTTTGGGAAAAAATAACCAACCGCCGCCTGCAGGACAAAGATCAATTGGACGAACTGTTTGATCACCTGCGTAAATTAAGGCATACTGTGGCTACCAATGCTGGTTTCGAAAACTTCAGGGATTATATGTTCCAGGCATTAGGGCGGTTTGATTATACTCCACAGGATTGCTATGCCTTCCATGCTGCCATTGAAACCGAAATTGTACCTATCCTGCGCGAACAGGCAGCCAAACGTAAAGAGGCTCTTGACCTGCCCCAGTTAAAGCCATGGGATATGGATGTGGATATATCCGGCAAACCTGCACTAAAACCGTTTAACAGCGGGAATGAGCTCATTGAAAAATCCATTCAATGCTTTAGCAATATTAACCGTTACCTGGGCGAGCGTCTGGAGATCATGAAGGATAATAACTTGTTTGATGTAGAGAGTCGCAAAGGTAAAGCTCCTGGTGGTTACAACTATCCACTGGCCGAAACCGGTGCACCTTTCATCTTCATGAATTCGGCCAATACCTTCCGCGATTTGACTACCATGGTACATGAAGGTGGCCACGCGGTACATACCTTCCTGACTGCCGATTTAGAGTTGAATGATTTTAAACATTGCCCATCAGAAGTAGCCGAGCTGGCTTCCATGTCGATGGAATTGATTTCTATGGATAACTGGAATGTGTTTTTTGATAATGAAGAAGATTTGAAACGCGCCAAACGCGATCAGCTTGTTGATGTATTGAAAACACTGCCGTGGGTAGCCGTGGTTGATCAGTTTCAACATTGGATCTACACTAACCCTAATCATACTGATGCCGAGCGTACCGAAGCCTGGATCAAAATATATGAGCCATTTGGTACCGGCTTTGTAGATTGGAGCGAGCATCCAGATGCCGAAGCCAATTTATGGCAAAAACAACTGCATATTTTTGAAGTGCCGTTCTATTACATTGAATACGGTATGGCCCAATTGGGCGCCATAGCGGTATGGAAAAACTATAAAGAGAACCCGGAGAAAGGCTTACAGCAATATTTGGATGCGCTAAAGTTGGGCTATACCAAAACCATTAAAGAAATTTACGAAACAGCGGGTATCAAATTTGATTTCAGCGCGGCTTACGTCAAAGAACTGGCCGAATTTGTAAAAGCCGAAATGGATAAGATCAACTAA